One window of the Roseovarius sp. THAF9 genome contains the following:
- a CDS encoding ABC transporter substrate-binding protein, with the protein MLRIIASLSFLLSSMAAYAQEPPTIRAATLKIGTVNWELQTIVDEGLDEKHGFTLDIQPYADNGATRIAVEGGEADMAVADWIWVARQRAAGKPYVFLPYSRAVGGVVVPSGSNAETLADLSGQKIGIAGGPLDKSWLILRAYAQQAHDLDLEAETEQVFGAPPLIFRTALDGDLAGAINYWHYLAKMKAAGMHELISVDTAARELGLDPETPLLGYYFKEDFLSENPDLAQSFFEASREAKTLLMSSDDIWQDLRPMMNADSDAEFEQLRTDWIAGIPARKPIDTDAAQALLSLMHDLGGAELVGEADTLPDGLFADVQ; encoded by the coding sequence ATGTTGCGCATCATAGCATCTCTCTCCTTCTTGCTAAGCAGCATGGCGGCCTACGCCCAAGAGCCCCCCACGATCCGCGCCGCCACCCTCAAGATCGGCACGGTCAACTGGGAGCTTCAGACCATCGTCGACGAAGGCCTCGACGAGAAACACGGCTTCACCCTCGACATTCAGCCCTATGCCGACAATGGCGCCACCCGTATCGCGGTCGAAGGGGGCGAGGCCGACATGGCCGTCGCCGACTGGATCTGGGTCGCCCGCCAGCGTGCCGCGGGCAAGCCATACGTCTTCCTCCCCTATTCCCGCGCCGTGGGCGGCGTCGTGGTGCCGTCCGGCTCCAACGCCGAAACGCTGGCCGACCTGTCCGGGCAGAAAATCGGCATCGCCGGTGGCCCGCTCGACAAATCCTGGCTGATCCTGCGCGCCTATGCGCAGCAGGCGCATGACCTCGACCTGGAAGCGGAAACCGAACAGGTCTTCGGCGCCCCGCCCCTCATATTCCGCACCGCCCTTGACGGCGACCTCGCGGGGGCCATCAATTACTGGCACTACCTCGCCAAGATGAAGGCCGCCGGCATGCATGAACTCATTTCCGTCGACACCGCAGCCCGCGAACTGGGCCTCGACCCCGAGACGCCTCTCCTGGGCTACTACTTCAAGGAGGACTTCCTGTCGGAGAACCCCGACCTCGCCCAGTCCTTCTTTGAGGCCAGCCGCGAGGCCAAAACCCTGCTCATGTCCTCCGACGACATCTGGCAAGACCTGCGACCCATGATGAACGCCGACAGCGACGCCGAATTCGAGCAACTCCGCACCGACTGGATCGCTGGCATCCCGGCCCGCAAACCCATCGACACCGACGCCGCCCAAGCCCTGCTCAGCCTCATGCACGACCTCGGCGGCGCCGAACTGGTCGGCGAGGCTGACACACTCCCCGACGGCCTCTTCGCCGACGTCCAGTAA
- a CDS encoding ABC transporter substrate-binding protein encodes MNRFATLFAAALLCAATLISTAGSAAAIDVRAAVLRVDYQVQRPISRFDEAPEDLGFAGAALADQDNNSTGSFMGHTYETVQKSATPDTADAALDEILADGIRLIVVHARDEDVLRLADRAAEEGALVFNARAGDMPMRNEECRANLLHTATSYAQQADAIAQFAIWKKWPRWVLISGSNPADMALADAYRRAATKFGANIVEERTFEDTGGARRTDSGHVLVQRQLPTFMQGLPEHDVVITADETDYFAAYLTYHLWDPRPVMGSSGLRPVQMHGGHEAYGATQLQTRFEELAGRYIKDADYNVWIALRAVGEAVTRAQTAEPDGVKDYLLSDQFELAGFKGQEVTFRDWNGQMRQQVMLYDDRVTVSVSPQEGFLHQNAVQDTLGLDRAESACTAFSN; translated from the coding sequence CTGAACCGTTTTGCGACGCTTTTCGCGGCCGCGCTGCTCTGCGCCGCCACGCTGATTTCCACCGCAGGATCTGCCGCCGCGATCGACGTGCGCGCTGCCGTCCTCAGGGTCGACTACCAGGTCCAGCGCCCCATTTCGCGCTTCGACGAGGCGCCCGAGGATCTGGGCTTCGCCGGCGCCGCGCTGGCCGATCAGGACAACAACAGCACCGGCAGCTTCATGGGCCATACCTACGAGACTGTCCAGAAATCAGCCACGCCCGACACCGCCGATGCCGCCCTCGATGAAATCCTCGCCGACGGGATTCGCCTGATCGTCGTCCACGCACGGGATGAGGACGTTCTGCGCCTTGCCGACCGTGCCGCAGAAGAGGGCGCGCTGGTCTTCAACGCCCGCGCCGGCGATATGCCGATGCGCAACGAGGAATGCCGCGCCAACCTGCTGCACACCGCCACCAGCTATGCCCAGCAAGCCGACGCCATCGCGCAATTCGCCATCTGGAAAAAATGGCCGCGCTGGGTGCTCATTTCCGGCTCCAATCCCGCCGACATGGCACTGGCGGACGCCTACCGCCGCGCCGCCACCAAGTTCGGCGCCAACATCGTCGAGGAACGCACCTTCGAGGACACCGGCGGCGCCCGCCGCACCGACTCGGGTCACGTCCTCGTCCAGCGCCAGCTGCCCACTTTCATGCAGGGCCTGCCCGAGCATGACGTGGTCATCACCGCCGACGAGACCGACTATTTCGCCGCCTACCTCACCTATCACCTGTGGGATCCGCGCCCCGTGATGGGGTCGTCCGGCCTGCGCCCCGTGCAGATGCATGGCGGGCACGAAGCCTACGGCGCGACCCAGCTTCAGACCCGGTTCGAGGAATTGGCGGGTCGCTACATCAAGGACGCCGATTACAACGTCTGGATCGCCCTGCGTGCGGTGGGCGAAGCGGTGACCCGTGCCCAGACTGCCGAACCCGACGGCGTGAAGGACTACCTTCTCTCCGACCAGTTCGAACTGGCCGGTTTCAAGGGACAGGAAGTCACCTTCCGCGACTGGAACGGCCAAATGCGCCAGCAGGTCATGCTCTATGACGACCGCGTCACGGTCAGCGTCAGCCCGCAGGAAGGTTTCCTGCACCAGAACGCCGTGCAGGACACGCTCGGCCTCGACCGCGCGGAATCGGCTTGCACGGCCTTCAGCAACTAA
- a CDS encoding SRPBCC family protein has translation MRRRLFMASLTALMLPGMALAHGPTRQKVTRTTEVAADPAEVWEAIGNFQDMSWHPAVHSTEGEGGNEIDATRVLTLGEEGGPTIDEILYKYSDEKMSYSYRITEVAVETLPVTNYSSHLTVKPRDGGGSIVEWRGAFYRGYPNNDPPPELNDEAAIAAVSGVYQAGLDALTERFGAPGS, from the coding sequence ATGAGAAGACGACTGTTCATGGCCAGCCTGACGGCGCTGATGCTGCCGGGTATGGCGCTGGCGCACGGGCCGACGCGGCAGAAGGTGACGCGGACCACCGAGGTGGCGGCGGACCCGGCCGAGGTCTGGGAGGCGATCGGGAATTTCCAGGACATGTCCTGGCACCCGGCGGTGCATTCGACGGAAGGCGAGGGCGGCAACGAGATCGACGCCACGCGCGTGCTGACGCTGGGCGAGGAAGGTGGCCCGACCATCGACGAGATCCTCTACAAGTACAGCGACGAGAAGATGAGCTATTCCTACCGGATCACCGAGGTCGCGGTCGAGACGCTGCCGGTGACGAACTACTCGTCCCACCTGACGGTGAAGCCGCGTGACGGGGGCGGGTCTATCGTGGAGTGGCGCGGCGCGTTCTATCGCGGCTATCCGAACAACGATCCGCCGCCCGAACTGAATGACGAGGCGGCGATTGCGGCGGTCAGCGGCGTCTACCAGGCGGGGCTGGATGCCCTGACCGAGCGGTTCGGTGCGCCGGGCTCTTAA
- a CDS encoding cytochrome D1 domain-containing protein → MRRALNALALCLATPVAGQTAFVTCQPADALSVIDVARGVEVDRWDVAGKPAGVAVGGDAVYSVSPDSKTVRRFTLTGRLLTETVLDGGPTGVALDAARGRLFVSDWYNARLWVLDAESLEVLQELETGAEPAGIALSEDGRFLASAEKDADRVSVWDAGTLELLHRVGVGVRPYGLGFAPDRRLFVGNVGSNDVSVVDAETGKVLATVPVGERPYGVAFASGRAFVTNQYANSLSVIDLATLEPVEQVSVGEYPEGIDATADGAHVVFANWFENTVSVMDAQTLDVVYDVETCDGPRAFGIFLSGGGEE, encoded by the coding sequence GTGCGCCGGGCTCTTAACGCGCTGGCGCTTTGCCTGGCCACGCCGGTGGCCGGGCAGACCGCGTTCGTCACCTGTCAGCCTGCCGATGCGTTGAGCGTGATCGACGTGGCCCGCGGGGTCGAGGTTGATCGCTGGGACGTGGCGGGCAAGCCTGCCGGGGTCGCCGTTGGTGGCGATGCGGTCTATTCCGTCTCCCCGGATAGCAAGACCGTGCGGCGTTTCACGCTCACCGGCAGGCTTTTGACCGAAACGGTGCTGGATGGCGGGCCGACCGGCGTGGCGCTGGATGCCGCGCGCGGGCGGCTGTTCGTGTCGGACTGGTATAACGCACGGCTTTGGGTGTTGGACGCCGAAAGCCTAGAGGTCTTGCAGGAGCTTGAGACCGGGGCGGAGCCAGCGGGGATCGCGCTGTCGGAAGATGGGCGGTTTCTGGCCAGTGCCGAGAAGGATGCCGACCGGGTGTCGGTCTGGGACGCCGGGACCCTTGAGCTGCTGCATAGGGTCGGTGTGGGCGTGCGGCCCTACGGGCTTGGCTTTGCACCGGATAGGCGGCTGTTCGTGGGTAACGTGGGCAGCAATGATGTGAGCGTGGTGGATGCCGAAACTGGCAAGGTGCTGGCCACGGTGCCGGTGGGCGAACGGCCTTATGGCGTTGCCTTTGCAAGCGGGCGGGCCTTTGTGACCAACCAGTATGCGAACAGTCTGAGCGTGATCGACCTGGCCACGCTGGAGCCGGTCGAGCAGGTCAGCGTCGGGGAATATCCCGAGGGGATCGACGCCACGGCGGACGGCGCACATGTGGTCTTTGCCAACTGGTTCGAGAACACGGTGAGCGTGATGGACGCACAAACGCTGGACGTGGTATATGACGTCGAGACATGCGACGGGCCGCGGGCCTTTGGCATATTCCTGTCGGGAGGAGGCGAGGAATGA
- a CDS encoding substrate-binding domain-containing protein, which translates to MSGPATAQTSDLVSQNALRVCADPANYPMSTKEGTGYENKLAELIASKLDLPVQYTWYPQATGFIRNTLKVKRCDVVMGYAQGHELVLNTNHYFSSVYTLIVPQDSPLASVETLTDDALKGTRIGIIAGTPPSAHLARHGLIGKAKPYNLVVDRRHENPAINMLDDLKAGDTDAAILWGPLGGPLVKADYPGMKVIPLINEELPPRLFFRITMGVRQGEKVWQRELNSLIRRHQDEINALLVEAGVPLVSDMGNEMLELAQ; encoded by the coding sequence ATGTCCGGGCCGGCAACGGCCCAGACCTCCGATCTTGTGTCGCAGAACGCGCTGCGCGTCTGCGCCGATCCGGCCAACTACCCCATGTCCACCAAAGAGGGAACGGGGTACGAAAACAAGCTGGCCGAACTCATCGCGTCCAAGCTGGACCTGCCGGTGCAATACACCTGGTATCCGCAGGCCACGGGGTTCATCCGCAACACGCTGAAGGTCAAGCGCTGCGACGTCGTGATGGGCTACGCCCAGGGCCATGAACTGGTGCTTAACACCAACCACTACTTCAGCTCGGTCTATACGCTTATCGTCCCGCAGGACAGCCCGCTCGCCTCGGTCGAGACCCTCACAGACGACGCTCTGAAGGGGACCCGCATCGGCATCATCGCCGGAACGCCGCCTTCGGCGCATCTTGCGCGGCACGGGCTGATCGGCAAGGCCAAGCCCTACAACCTTGTTGTCGACCGCCGGCACGAGAATCCGGCGATCAACATGCTCGACGACCTCAAGGCCGGCGACACCGACGCCGCCATCCTCTGGGGCCCGCTCGGCGGCCCGCTGGTCAAGGCGGACTACCCCGGCATGAAGGTGATCCCTCTCATCAACGAGGAATTGCCCCCGCGCCTCTTCTTCCGCATCACCATGGGCGTGCGGCAGGGCGAAAAGGTCTGGCAGCGCGAGCTCAACTCGCTCATCCGCCGTCACCAGGACGAAATCAATGCGCTTCTGGTCGAGGCCGGCGTGCCGCTGGTCAGCGACATGGGCAATGAAATGCTGGAGCTGGCGCAGTGA
- a CDS encoding ABC transporter permease produces the protein MQTKLTPLLSIAGLLALWVVASTLKADPQVLPTPWALAPLFAQEIASGELWTHLSATLLRVLWAFCLAMALGSAIGLAMGRSPALDRWLDPWLVIFLNLPALVLIVLCYLWIGLTEAAAIAAVTLNKVPNVAIVIREGARALDPQLDALARVYRMSGWTRLRHVVLPQLGPFIAAAARGGVAVIWKIVLVVEFLGRSSGIGFQIHLYFQLFDVAMVLVYAFSFITVMLLVEWALLQPWERHATRWRRA, from the coding sequence ATGCAAACCAAGCTGACGCCGCTTCTCTCCATCGCGGGGCTTCTGGCCCTTTGGGTCGTGGCGTCAACGCTCAAGGCCGACCCGCAGGTCCTGCCCACCCCGTGGGCCCTCGCACCCCTGTTCGCCCAGGAAATTGCCAGCGGCGAGCTCTGGACCCACCTTTCGGCCACCCTTCTGCGCGTCCTATGGGCCTTCTGCCTCGCCATGGCCCTCGGCAGCGCCATCGGCCTCGCCATGGGCCGCTCCCCCGCGCTCGACCGCTGGCTCGACCCGTGGCTGGTGATCTTCCTCAACCTGCCCGCGCTGGTGCTGATCGTGCTCTGCTATCTCTGGATCGGCTTGACCGAGGCCGCCGCCATTGCCGCCGTCACGCTCAACAAGGTGCCCAACGTCGCCATCGTCATCCGCGAAGGCGCCCGTGCGCTGGACCCGCAGCTTGACGCGCTGGCCCGGGTCTACCGCATGTCCGGTTGGACGCGCCTGCGCCACGTTGTCCTGCCGCAACTCGGCCCCTTCATCGCCGCCGCCGCGCGGGGCGGCGTGGCCGTCATCTGGAAGATCGTTCTGGTGGTCGAATTCCTCGGCCGTTCCTCCGGCATCGGCTTCCAGATCCACCTCTATTTCCAGCTTTTCGACGTCGCCATGGTGCTGGTCTACGCGTTTTCCTTCATCACCGTGATGCTGCTGGTGGAATGGGCGCTGTTGCAACCGTGGGAACGCCACGCAACCCGGTGGCGCCGCGCATGA
- a CDS encoding ABC transporter ATP-binding protein, whose amino-acid sequence MITVSISEKRFGDDVVLGPIAFEIAQGETVALVGPSGIGKSTLLRLVSGIDTDFTGHIDRPEAMAMVFQEPTLLPWRSALDNLTLLHPGLPRDRALAALDEVGLSGKETLFPGQLSLGQQRRLALARAFAGQPDLLIMDEPFVSLDAVAADRMLTLTEQLIARHQPATLFVTHDMAEATRLAHRTLTLEGGPDGAQLAGTTKDQTT is encoded by the coding sequence ATGATCACCGTCTCCATTTCTGAGAAACGCTTCGGCGACGACGTCGTGCTCGGCCCCATCGCTTTCGAGATCGCGCAGGGCGAAACCGTCGCCCTTGTCGGCCCCTCCGGCATCGGCAAGTCCACCCTCCTGCGGCTGGTCTCGGGCATCGACACCGATTTCACCGGCCACATCGACCGCCCCGAAGCGATGGCCATGGTCTTTCAGGAACCCACCCTGCTGCCGTGGCGCTCCGCCCTCGACAACCTCACGCTCCTGCACCCCGGCCTGCCCCGCGACCGCGCCCTCGCCGCGCTTGACGAGGTCGGCCTTTCGGGCAAAGAAACGCTTTTCCCCGGCCAGCTTTCCCTCGGCCAGCAGCGCCGCCTTGCCCTCGCCCGCGCCTTCGCCGGACAGCCCGACCTGCTGATCATGGACGAACCTTTCGTGTCGCTCGATGCCGTCGCCGCCGATCGGATGCTGACACTGACCGAGCAACTCATCGCCCGCCATCAGCCCGCGACGCTTTTCGTGACCCACGACATGGCCGAGGCGACACGGCTTGCACACCGGACCCTGACACTGGAAGGTGGGCCAGACGGCGCACAGCTCGCCGGAACGACAAAGGACCAGACCACGTGA
- a CDS encoding quinoprotein dehydrogenase-associated SoxYZ-like carrier has product MIGTSLRALSALCVMAVPALAGTWEDLSAEIYGERALLDGAQVIAIDAPYRTGNDARTQLAAQVVAPEGAEIASVTLVIDENPMPVSAVFDLDAPLPAFFFDVTMRINGPTPMHVVAETTDGRLFVSEAFVKTSGQGACAAPPGTDPDLALETLGQMEIELAGRLTGLGQSAADKLANRLNRMDVDISHPSHSGMQMDQITLLFLPMRYVETVEIDLDGAGYVEMTGSISLSENPQVALSVPSRAQAVDVTMTDTDGTVTHAHKKLTGY; this is encoded by the coding sequence ATGATTGGAACGTCTTTGCGCGCATTGAGTGCGCTGTGCGTGATGGCAGTGCCGGCGCTGGCAGGCACTTGGGAGGATCTGAGCGCCGAGATATATGGCGAGCGGGCGCTCTTGGACGGCGCGCAGGTGATCGCCATCGACGCGCCGTACCGGACGGGCAACGACGCGCGCACGCAGCTGGCGGCGCAGGTGGTGGCGCCGGAAGGGGCCGAGATTGCCAGCGTGACGCTTGTGATCGACGAAAACCCGATGCCGGTGTCGGCTGTCTTTGACCTGGATGCGCCGTTGCCGGCGTTCTTTTTCGACGTGACGATGCGGATCAACGGGCCGACGCCGATGCATGTCGTGGCCGAGACGACCGATGGGCGGCTTTTTGTCTCCGAGGCCTTCGTCAAGACATCGGGGCAGGGGGCCTGTGCAGCGCCGCCGGGGACCGATCCGGACCTTGCGCTGGAAACGCTGGGACAGATGGAAATCGAACTGGCCGGGCGGCTGACCGGGCTGGGGCAAAGCGCGGCGGACAAGCTGGCCAATCGGCTGAACCGGATGGACGTGGACATCTCGCACCCGTCGCATTCGGGGATGCAGATGGACCAGATCACGCTGCTGTTCCTGCCCATGCGCTATGTCGAAACTGTGGAGATTGATCTTGACGGTGCGGGATATGTCGAGATGACGGGGTCGATTTCGCTGTCGGAAAACCCGCAGGTGGCCCTGTCGGTGCCGAGCCGGGCGCAGGCGGTGGACGTGACCATGACGGATACCGATGGCACCGTGACCCATGCGCACAAGAAACTGACTGGATATTGA
- a CDS encoding YVTN family beta-propeller repeat protein: MKLKALLLTSALALAAGPALAGKAFVTNERGNTITVVDTETWEVTDEFFAGNRPRGITASPDGTKIYVCASDDNLVRVFDSETYEELPSLPSGPDPELFIIEPSGKRLYIANEDDNLVTVTDTDSRTVLAEVPVGVEPEGMGMSPDAKWVVNTSETTNMAHFISTEDYEIKHNVLVDQRPRYAQYTADGTRLFVTSEIGGTVSVMDIAEDGTPTLIEKISFEVPNVQPEWLQPVGAKVTSDGKRLFVALGPSNRVAVVDAQSLEVLDYILVGQRVWQLDFTPDEKYLLTTNGNSNDITVIDVAKEEAVRSIQVGEQPWGVVTIE, encoded by the coding sequence ATGAAACTCAAGGCACTCCTTCTGACCTCCGCCCTGGCGCTCGCCGCCGGGCCCGCGCTGGCCGGCAAGGCCTTCGTCACCAACGAACGCGGCAACACCATTACCGTGGTCGATACCGAAACCTGGGAAGTGACCGACGAATTCTTCGCCGGCAACCGCCCCCGCGGCATCACCGCCAGCCCCGATGGCACCAAGATTTATGTCTGCGCCTCCGACGACAACCTCGTCCGCGTGTTCGATTCGGAAACCTACGAGGAACTGCCCTCGCTCCCCTCCGGCCCCGACCCCGAGCTTTTCATCATCGAACCCTCGGGCAAGCGGCTTTATATCGCCAACGAGGATGACAACCTGGTGACCGTCACCGACACCGACAGCCGCACCGTGCTGGCCGAGGTGCCCGTGGGCGTGGAACCCGAGGGCATGGGCATGAGCCCCGATGCCAAATGGGTCGTGAACACCTCCGAGACGACCAACATGGCGCATTTCATCTCGACCGAAGATTACGAGATCAAGCATAACGTGCTCGTGGACCAGCGCCCGCGCTACGCCCAGTATACCGCCGACGGCACGCGCCTCTTCGTGACGTCCGAGATCGGCGGCACCGTCAGCGTTATGGACATCGCCGAGGACGGCACGCCGACCCTGATCGAGAAGATCAGCTTCGAGGTTCCCAACGTGCAGCCCGAATGGCTGCAACCCGTGGGCGCCAAGGTCACCTCCGACGGCAAGCGTCTCTTCGTGGCGCTCGGCCCGTCGAACCGCGTCGCCGTGGTCGACGCCCAAAGCCTCGAGGTGCTCGACTACATCCTCGTGGGCCAGCGCGTCTGGCAGCTCGATTTCACGCCGGACGAGAAATACCTGCTGACGACCAACGGCAATTCCAACGACATCACCGTCATCGACGTGGCCAAGGAAGAGGCCGTGCGCTCCATCCAGGTTGGCGAACAGCCCTGGGGCGTGGTGACCATCGAATAA
- a CDS encoding DUF3280 domain-containing protein: MRLILFLFLAFAPAAYAQGDVAFFGLHLEDSSDQTTQSSSLMAEGPDEADLARVKMLEGMLAERFEAEGYTLLDLAPVAEELERVSNPASCYGCDIRMAETLGAEFILVGEVNMVSPVLVSIAVQLKDAASGEIVKGGSVSVRGSTDEIWARGMRQILKNRIFREEDI, translated from the coding sequence ATGCGATTGATATTGTTCCTGTTCCTGGCTTTCGCCCCGGCTGCGTACGCGCAAGGGGACGTGGCCTTTTTCGGGCTGCATCTAGAGGACAGTTCGGACCAGACGACGCAATCTTCGTCGCTGATGGCGGAGGGGCCGGACGAGGCCGACCTGGCCCGCGTGAAGATGCTGGAAGGGATGTTGGCGGAGCGATTCGAGGCAGAGGGCTATACGCTTTTGGACCTTGCGCCGGTGGCGGAAGAGTTGGAGCGCGTGAGCAACCCGGCGAGCTGTTACGGATGCGATATTCGCATGGCCGAGACGCTGGGCGCGGAGTTCATCCTGGTGGGCGAGGTCAACATGGTGTCGCCTGTTCTTGTGTCCATCGCGGTTCAGTTGAAGGATGCCGCCAGTGGCGAGATCGTGAAGGGCGGCAGCGTCAGCGTGCGCGGCAGCACCGACGAGATCTGGGCGCGGGGGATGCGACAAATCTTGAAAAACCGAATCTTCAGGGAGGAAGATATATGA
- a CDS encoding c-type cytochrome, methanol metabolism-related: MSTGLRLTLASALVALPITASAQNWSDQPVDPANHDETVAYEEDGRYFNEDDVPTYNVGEDGTVDWLTFSGFRRYHAECHVCHGPDGEGSSYAPKVKNSAVHMGYYDFYDVVVNGRGNGNSVMPHFGDNPNVMCYLDDIYVYLKARGMEAVPRGRPGSKQAKSESIQEDEDACMG; this comes from the coding sequence ATGAGCACCGGACTCCGCTTGACACTCGCCTCGGCCCTGGTCGCGCTGCCGATCACAGCCTCGGCTCAGAACTGGAGCGATCAGCCGGTCGATCCTGCAAACCACGACGAGACCGTCGCCTACGAAGAAGACGGGCGGTATTTCAACGAGGACGACGTTCCCACCTACAACGTGGGCGAAGACGGCACCGTCGACTGGCTCACCTTCTCGGGCTTTCGCCGCTATCACGCCGAATGCCACGTCTGCCACGGCCCCGATGGCGAAGGCTCGTCCTACGCCCCCAAAGTCAAGAATTCCGCCGTCCACATGGGCTATTACGACTTCTACGATGTTGTCGTGAACGGCCGTGGAAACGGCAACTCCGTCATGCCCCACTTCGGCGACAACCCGAACGTGATGTGCTATCTCGACGACATCTATGTCTATCTCAAGGCCCGCGGCATGGAGGCCGTCCCGCGCGGACGCCCCGGCTCGAAACAAGCCAAGTCAGAATCGATCCAAGAGGATGAAGATGCCTGCATGGGCTAA
- a CDS encoding PepSY domain-containing protein — protein MKRIFAIAALVASPALADDHVDAETVEKIEAYLASIECQMDPADIEAEDDGGYELDDVICKGGNQFDIELDADLNEVERRAE, from the coding sequence ATGAAACGTATTTTCGCAATCGCGGCGCTTGTCGCCTCGCCCGCTCTCGCCGACGACCACGTCGATGCAGAAACGGTCGAAAAGATCGAGGCCTATCTCGCCTCCATCGAATGCCAGATGGACCCCGCCGATATCGAAGCCGAAGATGACGGCGGCTACGAACTTGACGACGTGATCTGCAAAGGCGGCAACCAGTTCGACATCGAACTCGACGCCGACCTGAACGAGGTCGAACGCCGCGCCGAGTAA
- a CDS encoding PQQ-dependent catabolism-associated CXXCW motif protein, with protein sequence MKRLVAALALAAWAATPGTAQDIPEPSDYRTDHYRAPVPATLQGGTVIDAKEAHALWQAGEAAFIDVLPRAPKPENLPEGTIWRDKPRPSIPGALWLPNVGYGALADVTADYFRAGLDHATEGDPDRPVVFFCLAECWMSWNAAKRAIEWNHSQVYWFPDGTDGWAFQDFPLKEIEPFPTP encoded by the coding sequence GTGAAACGCCTCGTCGCGGCCCTCGCCCTCGCGGCCTGGGCCGCAACGCCAGGCACCGCCCAAGACATCCCCGAGCCTTCCGACTACCGCACGGACCACTACCGCGCGCCGGTGCCTGCCACGCTTCAGGGCGGCACCGTCATCGACGCGAAAGAGGCGCACGCCCTCTGGCAGGCCGGCGAGGCCGCCTTCATCGACGTCCTCCCCCGCGCGCCCAAGCCCGAGAACCTGCCCGAAGGCACCATCTGGCGCGACAAGCCCCGCCCCAGCATCCCCGGCGCGCTCTGGCTGCCCAACGTGGGCTACGGCGCGCTGGCCGACGTCACCGCCGACTATTTCCGCGCCGGGCTTGATCACGCGACCGAGGGCGACCCCGACCGCCCGGTCGTTTTCTTCTGCCTGGCCGAGTGCTGGATGAGCTGGAACGCCGCAAAACGTGCGATCGAATGGAACCATTCGCAAGTCTACTGGTTTCCCGATGGTACGGACGGGTGGGCGTTTCAGGATTTTCCGTTGAAAGAAATTGAGCCGTTCCCCACCCCCTGA
- a CDS encoding ABC transporter ATP-binding protein, whose product MTTGLTVNDLSFNYGAKQALDNVAFDVTPGTFCALLGPNGAGKSTLIALLTRLLVAPQGDITVAGHDMRREPRKALGKLGVVFQQSTLDLNLSVRQNLAYFAALQGLPKSEIPGRIDAALDQLDMRHRADEKARDLNGGHRRRTELARSLIHDPHVLLLDEPTVGLDAASRQGITDHVHELTKTGLCVLWTTHLTDEVRDGDDLVVLHKGQIIHRGTAGDARGDQSLSDWFLSRTGEVA is encoded by the coding sequence GTGACCACAGGCCTGACCGTCAACGACCTCAGCTTCAACTACGGTGCCAAGCAGGCGCTGGACAACGTGGCGTTCGATGTCACCCCCGGCACCTTCTGCGCCCTCTTGGGCCCCAACGGCGCAGGCAAGTCCACGCTGATCGCCCTTCTGACCCGCCTGCTTGTGGCCCCCCAGGGCGATATCACCGTCGCAGGCCACGACATGCGCCGCGAGCCCCGCAAGGCCTTAGGCAAACTCGGCGTCGTCTTCCAGCAATCCACGCTCGACCTCAACCTGTCGGTCCGCCAGAACCTCGCCTATTTCGCCGCCCTCCAGGGCCTGCCGAAATCCGAGATCCCCGGCCGCATCGACGCTGCCCTCGACCAGCTCGACATGCGCCACCGGGCCGACGAAAAGGCCCGTGACCTCAACGGCGGCCACCGCCGCCGCACGGAACTCGCGCGGTCCCTCATTCACGACCCACACGTCCTGTTGCTCGACGAACCCACCGTTGGCCTCGACGCCGCCTCGCGGCAGGGCATCACGGACCATGTTCACGAGCTGACGAAAACCGGCCTCTGCGTCCTCTGGACCACCCACCTGACCGACGAGGTGCGCGACGGCGACGACCTCGTTGTCCTGCACAAGGGCCAGATTATCCACCGCGGCACCGCCGGGGATGCCCGTGGCGATCAAAGCCTGTCGGACTGGTTCCTGTCGCGCACGGGAGAGGTCGCATGA